In the Natrinema sp. CBA1119 genome, GGTGCGCGGAGCGCGCCGACGGCCGAGGCGGTCGAAGACGTTCTGGCGCGACACTCCTGAACCCGTTCTCCGCCCGTCAGCCCGATCGCCGAAAATCACTGTAGTCGATGGGTTCTCACCGGGTGTTGTCTGACGGTAGTTATATGGGCGGAGACGTTGCCTCCTCGAGTAGACAGTCACGATACCGTGACTGAGAGACATGACGGAAGGAAGGGTTAACGAGTCTAACGGATGCAGCCTCGACCGGCGCATCCAGTACGAGCGAGACGCCAACGAATCGCCGAGTATTGCCGCTGCGACAGCACTGGCCCAGTATTACGGTGACGACGTCACCGCGACCAGTACGCAGCTGTACGACTATATCGATCCGGACGCACTGGACAGTCTCTTCGCCGAGACGAACCGCGGTGGCGCGCGTGCGAGGGGAACCGTCGAGTTCGAGATCGACGACGCGGTGGTCACTGTCAGGCCCGAGCGCGTCGACGTTCGCCCGGCCGACTGAGCGACGAGCGATCGAGAGCTGGCGGACGGACGCGGGGAAACTGGGTGGCGTCGAGGATCGCCGTGACGAGTCGACCGCTCCTCGGCCCTTCCTCGAACCTTTTTTCTCACCGCCGCCGGTATCCGACGGTATGACGACGCAGCCACACTTGCTGGTCGACGAGGGAGACCTGACGGACATCGCACTTATCCCGGGCGATCCCGGGCGGGTCGATCGCATCGCCGACCACTGCGACGAGTCGGAGACGATCGCCCAGAACCGCGAGTACAAGGTCGTCAACGCCACCTACGGGGGGCGCGAGCTCACGATCTGCTCGACGGGGATCGGCTGTCCCTCCGCCGCGATCGCCATCGAAGAGCTGGCGAACGTCGGCGTCGAGACGTTCATCCGCGTCGGGACGACCGGCGCGCTCCAGTCGGGGATCGAGATCGGCGACATGATCGTCGCGACCGGCGCGGCGAAAAACGAGGGGACGAGCAAGCGCTACGAGGCCGTCGAGTACCCCGCAGTGCCAGACTACGACGCGCTCTCG is a window encoding:
- a CDS encoding HalOD1 output domain-containing protein; this translates as MTEGRVNESNGCSLDRRIQYERDANESPSIAAATALAQYYGDDVTATSTQLYDYIDPDALDSLFAETNRGGARARGTVEFEIDDAVVTVRPERVDVRPAD
- a CDS encoding nucleoside phosphorylase; the protein is MTTQPHLLVDEGDLTDIALIPGDPGRVDRIADHCDESETIAQNREYKVVNATYGGRELTICSTGIGCPSAAIAIEELANVGVETFIRVGTTGALQSGIEIGDMIVATGAAKNEGTSKRYEAVEYPAVPDYDALSALVNSAEANDEDVHVGPIASDDAYYAETDDAVDDWEAAGLLSVEMEAAAVFSLARRKGLAAGAICTVDGNLVEGTQKGTDTEDDELPDKAKNNVGRAIDIALEAATNL